A single window of Vicia villosa cultivar HV-30 ecotype Madison, WI unplaced genomic scaffold, Vvil1.0 ctg.000822F_1_1, whole genome shotgun sequence DNA harbors:
- the LOC131631403 gene encoding protein SIEVE ELEMENT OCCLUSION B-like, giving the protein MSSSMQPASLATALASNVSNYKQPKTSHPLTWTDDKILEAVYITHVHTGERFDVESLFILTSNILKRSTAVADSVVSKTGAPVGLIEDKVPLPGYEPPFRKLKHISSQMMTTLPGEHHAHLTTMSILDQLKTHTWDGKAIFALAAFSLEYGNFWHLVQTPSGDTLGRSLAIMNKVQGVEKNRQAIADYNSLVKNLLYAVECITELEKLSTKGYDSKDVPALPEAMQEIPVAVYWAIITAIICANHLDLLVGESDDRYELSSYDVKLASIVSKLKAHLTRSRRHIGELEDYWRRKRVLQTPTEIVEVIKVLIFHNEIQDPLVYDGLNRQMVSIEVFRKKNVLVFISGLDSIRDEIRLLQSIYTGLQEDPKELKGCRKEDFKILWIPVVDEWTLLHKAEFDNLKLDMPWYVAEYFYPLAGIRLIREDLNYKNKPILPVLNSQGRIVNYNAMHMIFVWGIDAFPFRPDDDEALTQKWNWFWAEMKKVYPKLQEIIKGDTFIFIYGGTDPKWANDFSLAIEKIRRHEIIRKADAVIEQYHFGKEDKRIVPRFWIGIESLFANMIQKKHKDPTIDEIKSLLCLKQDQPGWVLLSKGPNVKLLGRGDQMLATAIDFEIWKEKVLEKAGFDVAFKEYYDRKRRDFPVACAHMQLANYPADILDPIYCPDSDCRRSMEIASVSYKCCHGHTHQSDAPAESGFVQIEKRT; this is encoded by the exons ATGTCATCTTCAATGCAACCTGCTTCACTTGCAACTGCACTTGCAAGCAATGTCTCAAATTACAAACAACCCAAAACCTCACACCCCTTGACATGGACCGATGACAAGATCCTCGAAGCCGTTTACATTACTCACGTCCACACCGGTGAAAGGTTCGACGTGGAATCCCTTTTCATTCTCACTTCCAACATCCTCAAACGCTCCACCGCTGTTGCTGACAGTGTTGTCTCTAAG ACTGGGGCTCCGGTCGGTCTTATTGAAGACAAAGTTCCGTTGCCTGGTTACGAGCCTCCTTTCCGTAAACTGAAGCACATTTCTTCTCAG ATGATGACCACGCTTCCGGGCGAACACCATGCACACTTGACAACGATGTCGATCCTGGACCAGCTGAAAACACATACATGGGATGGAAAAGCGATCTTCGCTTTAGCTGCATTTTCGTTGGAATACGGAAATTTCTGGCATCTTGTTCAGACACCGAGCGGTGACACGCTTGGAAGATCATTGGCAATAATGAATAAAGTTCAAGGTGTTGAGAAAAATCGACAGGCCATTGCTGATTACAACAGTTTGGTGAAGAATCTGTTGTATGCTGTTGAGTGTATTACTGAGTTGGAGAAGCTTTCAACAAAAGGGTATGATAGTAAAGATGTTCCTGCATTGCCTGAAGCTATGCAAGAGATTCCTGTTGCTGTTTATTGGGCTATCATTACTGCTATCATCTGTGCTAACCACCTCGATCTTCTTGTCGGGGAATc GGATGACAGGTATGAGTTATCGAGTTACGATGTGAAGCTTGCTTCCATTGTAAGCAAATTAAAGGCTCATCTCACAAGAAGCAGAAGGCACATAGGTGAGCTAGAAGATTACTGGAGACGTAAGAGGGTTCTTCAAACTCCAACTGAAATTGTTGAGGTTATAAAAGTTCTGATCTTCCACAATGAAATTCAGGATCCACTTGTCTATGATGGTTTGAACAGACAAATG GTTAGCATTGAAGTTTTCAGAAAGAAAAATGTGTTAGTATTCATTTCGGGCTTAGACAGCATTCGAGACGAAATCCGTCTTCTCCAATCAATCTACACTGGACTCCAAGAAGATCCAAAAGAATTAAAAGGATGCAGAAAAGAAGATTTCAAGATTCTGTGGATCCCAGTTGTGGATGAGTGGACACTACTTCACAAAGCCGAATTTGATAATCTGAAACTAGATATGCCATGGTATGTTGCTGAGTACTTTTATCCATTGGCTGGAATAAGGTTGATAAGAGAAGACTTGAACTACAAGAATAAGCCTATTCTACCTGTTCTGAACTCTCAAGGCAGAATTGTGAACTATAATGCTATGCATATGATTTTTGTTTGGGGGATCGATGCTTTCCCTTTTCGTCCCGATGATGATGAGGCTCTAACCCAAAAATGGAATTGGTTTTGGGCTGAAATGAAGAAGGTTTATCCAAAGCTTCAAGAAATT ATTAAAGGGGacacattcatcttcatctatgGAGGAACAGACCCGAAATGGGCAAACGATTTCTCCCTAGCAATCGAGAAAATCAGAAGGCACGAAATCATCCGAAAGGCCGATGCTGTGATAGAACAATACCACTTTGGTAAAGAAGACAAAAGAATCGTTCCACGTTTCTGGATAGGAATCGAAAGCCTATTCGCAAACATGATTCAGAAGAAGCACAAAGACCCAACAATCGACGAAATCAAAAGCTTGCTATGTCTGAAACAAGACCAACCAGGTTGGGTTCTACTAAGCAAAGGACCAAACGTGAAACTACTCGGTCGTGGTGATCAAATGCTTGCAACTGCTATTGATTTCGAGATATGGAAGGAGAAAGTGCTTGAGAAAGCTGGTTTTGATGTTGCTTTTAAGGAGTATTATGATAGGAAGAGAAGGGATTTTCCTGTGGCTTGTGCTCATATGCAGTTGGCTAATTATCCTGCTGATATTCTTGATCCAATCTACTGTCCTGACAGTGACTGTAGGAGATCAATGGAGATTGCCTCTGTGAGTTATAAGTGCTGTCATGGTCATACTCATCAGAGTGATGCTCCTGCTGAGAGTGGTTTTGTTCAGATTGAGAAAAGGACTTGA
- the LOC131631409 gene encoding transcription factor bHLH92-like: MDPFFPENLLLGDVFWDEQPLLSTSNFVQTQPRPIQNPSAFVQYRDQQPKISLGKQSSLKGSNSHSMNKRMFAFLRKSLPVERSKVADCERERGFKHMISERMRRQRQRQCCLNLHSVLPHGTKTDNNSVVQTAAKEIRRMQGCKEELERKNFVLEGNIKERKSQHLRVTYSSTSGIDSIVETLKLLKGHGVDTRRIKTDFSHQEFFAVLEIETEIGEDDVAEAVKRTLDELEWKFHSHVQEGSEKQI, translated from the exons atGGATCCTTTTTTTCCTGAGAATCTTCTTCTAGGTGATGTTTTTTGGGATGAACAACCTCTTCTTTCAACAAGTAATTTTGTTCAAACACAACCTCGTCCTATACAAAATCCAAGTGCTTTTGTTCAATATAGAGACCAACAACCCAAGATTAGTTTAGGAAAACAAAGTTCTTTAAAAGGCTCCAATTCACATTCCATGAACAAGAGAATGTTTGCATTTTTGAGAAAAAGTTTGCCGGTAGAGAGAAGTAAAGTAGCTGATTGCGAAAGAGAACGTGGCTTCAAACACATGATTAGTGAAAGAATGAGAAGACAAAGACAGAGACAGTGTTGCCTCAACTTACATTCtgttttacctcatggaaccaaa ACGGATAATAATTCAGTAGTTCAAACAGCAGCTAAGGAAATTCGAAGAATGCAAGGATGCAAAGAGGAGTTAGAGAGGAAAAACTTTGTGCTAGAAGGAAATATCAAGGAAAGAAAATCCCAGCATTTGAGAGTGACATATTCATCTACATCTGGAATTGATTCTATAGTTGAGACACTGAAATTGTTGAAAGGACATGGTGTGGACACTAGAAGGATCAAGACAGATTTTTCTCATCAAGAGTTTTTTGCAGTCTTGGAGATAGAAACTGAG attggagaagatgatgtggCAGAGGCTGTTAAGAGAACACTTGATGAACTTGAGTGGAAGTTTCATTCTCATGTCCAAGAAGGTTCTGAAAAGCAAATATGA